The Thunnus maccoyii chromosome 9, fThuMac1.1, whole genome shotgun sequence genome includes a region encoding these proteins:
- the LOC121904205 gene encoding betaine--homocysteine S-methyltransferase 1-like isoform X2 gives MESKKKRSILDRLNAGEVIVGDGGYVLQLERRGYVKAGHWTPEAAVEHPEAVRQLHREFLRAGANVLQTFTFYCSEDKLEISGNVTNITGAQINEAACNLAREVADEGDALVAGCVSKTPCYEKTHSEADVKAIFKKQMDDFLKKDIDFFIVEFVNCVQEGAWAVEVLKTSGKPVGATLCISPHGDMEGVPPGECAVRLVKAGADIVGINCHLDPLTCVRTVKLMKEGLEKAGLKAHLMIQPLGFHTPECNLGGYTSLPEYPFALETRAMTRWDIHKYAREAYDAGIRYIGGCCGFEPYHIRAVAEELAAERGFLPPASEKHGLWGAALEMHTKSWVRARARREYWENLLPASGRPKCPSMATPADDYEKRLQSNKQT, from the exons ATGGAGAGCAAGAAGAAAAGG AGTATCCTGGATCGCCTGAATGCTGGCGAGGTGATTGTAGGAGATGGAGGTTATGTATTGCAGCTAGAGCGACGTGGTTATGTGAAGGCGGGACACTGGACACCTGAAGCTGCTGTTGAACATCCTGAAGCAG TGCGGCAGCTGCACAGGGAGTTCCTACGAGCAGGAGCCAATGTGCTGCAGACATTCACCTTCTACTGCAGTGAGGATAAGCTGGAGATCAGTGGCAATGTCACCAACATCact GGAGCGCAGATCAATGAGGCGGCCTGCAACCTGGCCAGAGAGGTCGCCGATGAGGGTGACGCACTGGTCGCTGGGTGTGTGTCTAAGACTCCCTGTTATGAGAAGACTCACAGTGAGGCTGATGTCAAGGCCATCTTTAAGAAACAGATGGATGACTTCCTCAAGAAGGACATTGATTTCTTTATAGTGGAG TTTGTTAATTGTGTACAAGAGGGAGCATGGGCAGTGGAGGTGCTGAAGACCAGTGGTAAACCAGTGGGAGCAACACTGTGCATCTCACCTCATGGAGACATGGAAGGAGTCCCGCCTGGAGAGTGCGCTGTCAGGCTGGTCAAAGCTG GAGCTGACATTGTCGGAATAAATTGCCACTTGGACCCTCTGACATGCGTTCGTACAGTGAAGTTGATGAAGGAGGGATTAGAGAAAGCTGGTCTTAAAGCCCACCTCATGATCCAGCCGCTGGGCTTTCACACACCAGAGTGCAACCTCGGTGGATACACCAGCCTCCCTGAGTACCCCTTCG CGCTGGAGACCAGAGCAATGACCCGTTGGGACATTCATAAATATGCCAGAGAGGCTTACGATGCTGGGATTCGCTACATCGGAGGCTGCTGTGGTTTTGAGCCGTACCACATCAGAGCTGTGGCAGAAGAGCTGGCCGCAGAGAGAGGATTCCTCCCACCAGCTTCAGAAAAACACGGACTCTGGGGGGCTGCTCTGGAGATGCACACTAAATCCTGGGTCAGAGCCAG GGCTCGTCGAGAGTACTGGGAAAACCTTTTGCCTGCTTCTGGACGTCCCAAATGTCCTTCCATGGCCACACCAGCCGATGATTATGAAAAACGGCTGCaatccaacaaacaaacatga
- the dimt1l gene encoding probable dimethyladenosine transferase: MPKVRAEKKTRQHSEVKNQGIMFNTGIGQHILKNPLVVNGIIEKAALRPTDVVLEVGPGTGNMTVKLLEKAKKVVACELDCRLVAELQKRVQCTPLQTKLQILVGDVLKTDLPFFDVCVANLPYQISSPFVFKLLLHRPFFRCAVLMFQREFAMRLVAKPGDKLYCRLSINTQLLARVDHLMKVGKNNFRPPPKVESSVVRIEPKNPPPPVNFQEWDGLVRIAFVRKNKTLNAAFKSTAVEQLLEKNYRIHCSVHNVDVPADFSISKKIESVLQEADFSEKRARSMDIDDFMVLLHAFNSAGIHFS; the protein is encoded by the exons atgcCGAAAGTCAGGGCGGAGAAGAAAACCAGGCAGCACTCAGAAGTAAAAAACCAAG GGATCATGTTCAACACTGGAATCGGCCAACACATCCTGAAAAATCCTCTGGTCGTCAATGGCATCATCGAGAAG GCTGCTCTGAGGCCAACAGATGTGGTTCTGGAGGTGGGACCTGGTACTGGTAACATGACGGTTAAACTGCTTGAAAAGGCCAAAAAG GTGGTGGCCTGTGAGTTGGACTGCAGATTGGTGGCTGAACTTCAGAAAAGAGTACAGTGCAC ACCCTTGCAGACCAAACTTCAGATATTAGTCGGAGACGTATTAAAAACAGATCTGCCTTTCTTTGACGTCTGTGTGGCTAATTTACCTTACCAG ATTTCGTCGCCTTTTGTCTTCAAACTTCTGCTGCATCGACCGTTCTTCAG aTGTGCCGTGTTGATGTTCCAGAGAGAGTTTGCCATGCGACTGGTTGCCAAACCTGGAGACAAGCTGTACTGCAGACTGTCCATCAACACACAACTACTGGCTCGTGTAGATCACCTCATGAAA GTAGGAAAGAATAATTTCCGTCCTCCTCCTAAAGTGGAGTCAAGTGTTGTCAGGATAGAGCCGAAAAATCCTCCTCCACCCGTTAACTTCCAG GAGTGGGACGGTCTGGTCAGAATAGCCTTtgtaaggaaaaacaaaaccctCAATGCAGCTTTCAA GTCCACTGCGGTCGAGCAGCTGCTGGAAAAGAACTACAGAATTCACTGCTCTGTGCACAACGTG GACGTCCCGGCAGACTTCAGCATCTCCAAGAAGATTGAGAGTGTTTTGCAGGAGGCTGATTTCAGTGAAAAGAGAGCCAGGTCCATGGACATTGATGACTTCATGGT ACTGCTCCACGCATTCAACTCTGCAGGGATCCACTTTtcttaa
- the cenph gene encoding centromere protein H, which produces MDPSDDVGSLNHIAMAPNDGLAPVPDDSAEQKETPPTDMLRIKQQMSNQCFEMAVQLHAGKSKRTCSTSEAERDLPDYITELESVKTIHFNSTLALHRMQMWHAIGEKLKQNDSEADALKAVSDRCMALCSHIKQLQKESRDLQDEITEMQKKRLEMKRLTHEKMKEMEELKRKEHPDTEKYKAALEKGRANLEKYKKMTVMTQNVLRGIFLACKVNWLDDPKLRDIAMTLEEFPISD; this is translated from the exons ATGGATCCATCTGATGATGTGGGGAGCCTCAACCACATTGCTATGGCACCAAATGATGGTCTTGCTCCAGTTCCTGATGACTCTGCTGAACAGAAGGAGACCCCACCTACAGACATGCTGAG AATCAAACAGCAGATGTCCAACCAGTGCTTTGAGATGGCGGTTCAACTCCATGCAG GAAAAAGTAAGAGAACGTGCAGCACATCTGAAGCTGAGAGAGACTT GCCAGATTACATCACTGAGCTGGAAAGCGTCAAGACGATTCATTTTAACAGCACATTGGCATTGCACAG AATGCAGATGTGGCACGCTATTGGAGAAAAGCTGAAACAGAATGATTCAGAGGCTGA TGCGCTGAAGGCCGTGAGTGATCGCTGCATGGCTCTGTGTTCACACATAAAACAACTTCAGAAA GAGTCAAGAGATCTTCAAGATGAAATCACAGAAATGCAGAAGAAGAGGCTTG AGATGAAGCGGCTCACacatgagaaaatgaaagagatggAAGAGTTGAAGAGGAAAGAGCATCCAGATACAGAAAAGTACAAAGCAGCTTTGGAGAAAGGCCGAGCAAACctggagaaatacaaaaagATGACCGTCATGACACAGAATGTCTTGAGg ggcATCTTCTTGGCGTGTAAAGTCAACTGGCTGGATGATCCCAAACTTCGAGACATTGCCATGACGCTGGAGGAATTTCCCATCTCTGATTAG
- the LOC121904205 gene encoding betaine--homocysteine S-methyltransferase 1-like isoform X1 — protein sequence MESKKKRFIQHMNYRSLQVEKMKSKQNLYQSILDRLNAGEVIVGDGGYVLQLERRGYVKAGHWTPEAAVEHPEAVRQLHREFLRAGANVLQTFTFYCSEDKLEISGNVTNITGAQINEAACNLAREVADEGDALVAGCVSKTPCYEKTHSEADVKAIFKKQMDDFLKKDIDFFIVEFVNCVQEGAWAVEVLKTSGKPVGATLCISPHGDMEGVPPGECAVRLVKAGADIVGINCHLDPLTCVRTVKLMKEGLEKAGLKAHLMIQPLGFHTPECNLGGYTSLPEYPFALETRAMTRWDIHKYAREAYDAGIRYIGGCCGFEPYHIRAVAEELAAERGFLPPASEKHGLWGAALEMHTKSWVRARARREYWENLLPASGRPKCPSMATPADDYEKRLQSNKQT from the exons ATGGAGAGCAAGAAGAAAAGG TTCATCCAACACATGAACTACAGAAGTCTACAAGTagaaaagatgaaaagcaaacaaaacttaTATCAG AGTATCCTGGATCGCCTGAATGCTGGCGAGGTGATTGTAGGAGATGGAGGTTATGTATTGCAGCTAGAGCGACGTGGTTATGTGAAGGCGGGACACTGGACACCTGAAGCTGCTGTTGAACATCCTGAAGCAG TGCGGCAGCTGCACAGGGAGTTCCTACGAGCAGGAGCCAATGTGCTGCAGACATTCACCTTCTACTGCAGTGAGGATAAGCTGGAGATCAGTGGCAATGTCACCAACATCact GGAGCGCAGATCAATGAGGCGGCCTGCAACCTGGCCAGAGAGGTCGCCGATGAGGGTGACGCACTGGTCGCTGGGTGTGTGTCTAAGACTCCCTGTTATGAGAAGACTCACAGTGAGGCTGATGTCAAGGCCATCTTTAAGAAACAGATGGATGACTTCCTCAAGAAGGACATTGATTTCTTTATAGTGGAG TTTGTTAATTGTGTACAAGAGGGAGCATGGGCAGTGGAGGTGCTGAAGACCAGTGGTAAACCAGTGGGAGCAACACTGTGCATCTCACCTCATGGAGACATGGAAGGAGTCCCGCCTGGAGAGTGCGCTGTCAGGCTGGTCAAAGCTG GAGCTGACATTGTCGGAATAAATTGCCACTTGGACCCTCTGACATGCGTTCGTACAGTGAAGTTGATGAAGGAGGGATTAGAGAAAGCTGGTCTTAAAGCCCACCTCATGATCCAGCCGCTGGGCTTTCACACACCAGAGTGCAACCTCGGTGGATACACCAGCCTCCCTGAGTACCCCTTCG CGCTGGAGACCAGAGCAATGACCCGTTGGGACATTCATAAATATGCCAGAGAGGCTTACGATGCTGGGATTCGCTACATCGGAGGCTGCTGTGGTTTTGAGCCGTACCACATCAGAGCTGTGGCAGAAGAGCTGGCCGCAGAGAGAGGATTCCTCCCACCAGCTTCAGAAAAACACGGACTCTGGGGGGCTGCTCTGGAGATGCACACTAAATCCTGGGTCAGAGCCAG GGCTCGTCGAGAGTACTGGGAAAACCTTTTGCCTGCTTCTGGACGTCCCAAATGTCCTTCCATGGCCACACCAGCCGATGATTATGAAAAACGGCTGCaatccaacaaacaaacatga